In Alphaproteobacteria bacterium, the sequence ATAGGTCCGGTCGTCGGTCCACAGACCGGCGAGCGACCCGCGCGGGGCGAGAATTTCGGTGATCTTATGCGGGTCGCGGCGTTCGATTTCGCGGAACTTCGCTTCCCATGAATCGATTCCGAACGTGTCGCCGGGCTCGAAATAGCCGTCGCTGTAAAGCTCCAGCGTTTCGATATCGGCGGCGGGAAGCGTTTCGATGCGGATTTTGTCGCGGCGGATTTGGAAACCGTTCAGCGACGCGTAACCCAGAACGGCGTCGTCGTTGTTTTGGAAACCGCCTTGGCCGTGCACGATGCCGCCGAAGACCATCTTCTCGGCTTCCGCGCGCGGCACATGGGAAAGTTCGGCGCGGCAGAATTCGAGCGCCTTGGCCTCGACTTCGGCCATTTCAGCGGGAGTCATCACGCCTTCGACATCGGCATGGCGCGTGCCGCCCCAGGAAACCTTGCGCGACAGGCGTTCGCGTTCGTCGGGATCGGCGACCCGCGACGCGATGACCGGCCACGCGAAGCGGCGCAGCATCGAGGAGATCGTGTCGATATCCTTGTCCTCGCGCCACACGGTCTTGCCGTTGATGCGCAAGCCGCTATCGCCGACGAGCACCGCATAAGCGGTGTCGCCGGCGAACGTGACGAGCGTGAGGGTCGAAGCCATCTGCCTGTTCCAATCGCCGCGCACGGCGTCGGTAAGGCCGAGCCGGTCATACGTGCCGCGGATCGCGGCGGTCGCGATCTCGACCGCCGCCCACGGATCGTCGAGCTTCGCCGCGGGGCCTGTCAACCAGGCCTCGAGGGTCCGCCGCAGCAATTGCGAAGCATAGCGCCCGGCCAGCACGCCGTCGTAACGGCTGCCGATCCGGTCGCTGACGCCGTCCATCACCGCATAGGCGCGTCCCGGCAGGATTAGGAACGCGTCCTCGTTGGTGTCGGGGGCGTCGGCGCGCTTGGCTTCGCTGAAGGCTTCGATCCGCATGATGCGCTTAGCGACCCACCGCCATCGCGCGCCACTGCTTCAGAAGCTCGTCGCGCTGGGCGGCGATCTTCAGAATGTCGTAGTCGATCGTCTTGATCGCCGTGATCGGCGTGCCCGGGAAGGGCGTGTCGATACGCGCCGAGCGGCGATTGGTTTCCTTGACGACGTAGTCCTGAACCGGCTTCGACAGAACCCAGTTCATGAACTTCTTGCCTTCTTCCGGCGAGGGCGCGCCCTTGATCAGTGCCATACCGTCCGGCACGGTCGACGTGCCGTCGCCGGGCATCACGATCTCGATCGGGCCGCCGTTCTTCTTGTACTGCATCGCGTCGTCTTCCAGCGTGATGCCGACGGCGGCTTCGCCGTCGTTCACCAGGCGGTTGACGACGCCCGAGCTGGTGGCGAAGTTGATGTTGTCGAGGATCGCTTTGTAGATCGCCGGGCCTTCGTTGCCGTAGATCGTCAGCACCGTCGCGTA encodes:
- a CDS encoding protein phosphatase 2C domain-containing protein, whose translation is MRIEAFSEAKRADAPDTNEDAFLILPGRAYAVMDGVSDRIGSRYDGVLAGRYASQLLRRTLEAWLTGPAAKLDDPWAAVEIATAAIRGTYDRLGLTDAVRGDWNRQMASTLTLVTFAGDTAYAVLVGDSGLRINGKTVWREDKDIDTISSMLRRFAWPVIASRVADPDERERLSRKVSWGGTRHADVEGVMTPAEMAEVEAKALEFCRAELSHVPRAEAEKMVFGGIVHGQGGFQNNDDAVLGYASLNGFQIRRDKIRIETLPAADIETLELYSDGYFEPGDTFGIDSWEAKFREIERRDPHKITEILAPRGSLAGLWTDDRTYLGIRR